From a single Cytophagales bacterium WSM2-2 genomic region:
- the kdpC gene encoding potassium-transporting ATPase KdpC subunit: MKTNLFPAIKLTLLCIVFFVVIYSLIVWSVAYVTAPNHGRGEVVMNDGKVVGFAIVGQTFNQDKYFWSRPSAVNYNASGSAGSNKGPSNEEYLQAVQARIDTFLIHNPDVKKSQIPVELVTASGSGLDPHISPAAAYVQIKRIAKVRNLDEAKLKSLVDVAVEKPLMGLFGIEKINVLKLNIELTKLK, translated from the coding sequence ATGAAAACGAATTTATTTCCCGCAATAAAATTGACGCTACTCTGCATTGTATTCTTTGTAGTGATCTACAGCTTGATTGTATGGAGTGTAGCTTATGTGACTGCACCGAATCATGGCAGAGGTGAAGTGGTTATGAATGATGGAAAGGTTGTCGGATTTGCTATTGTAGGACAGACCTTTAATCAGGATAAATATTTTTGGTCCCGTCCATCAGCTGTTAATTATAATGCATCCGGTTCGGCCGGTTCTAACAAGGGACCATCTAATGAAGAGTATTTACAAGCTGTGCAAGCCCGTATCGATACTTTTTTAATTCATAACCCGGATGTAAAGAAATCTCAAATTCCCGTGGAGTTGGTGACGGCTTCAGGAAGCGGACTTGACCCGCATATTTCACCGGCAGCAGCTTACGTACAGATTAAGCGTATAGCTAAAGTCAGAAATCTTGACGAGGCCAAACTTAAATCTTTGGTTGATGTAGCTGTCGAAAAACCGCTAATGGGATTATTCGGCATTGAAAAAATAAATGTACTGAAACTGAATATAGAATTGACTAAACTAAAATAA
- a CDS encoding two-component system sensory protein: MDSVKDQSVQYFLDLIKKSRRGKFKIYIGMSAGVGKSYRMLQEAHGLLKNGIDIKIGFIETHQRQETEALAIGLPIIARRKFFYKGKELEEMDLQAILNAHPEVVIVDELAHTNAEGSKNEKRWMDVIEILEAGISVISALNIQHLESLNDEMKQITGIEVQERIPDRVLQQADEVVNIDLTVDELIARLKEGKIYEAVKVETALKNFFQPDKILQLRELALKEVASLVERKVETEVASHQHRPERLLACISSNEKTARIVIRKAARLASYYQSKWYLIYVQVPDEDENHISLARQRHLINNFKTATELGAEVLQIKSKRITESILKVAEEKHITTVCIGKPHIRLWRIILRTAIFSQLLSKLSKSDTDLIILS; this comes from the coding sequence ATGGACTCCGTCAAAGATCAATCGGTACAATATTTTCTGGACCTGATCAAAAAATCAAGACGGGGAAAATTCAAGATCTATATCGGCATGAGTGCGGGTGTAGGAAAATCATATCGCATGCTGCAAGAAGCACACGGCTTATTGAAAAATGGTATAGATATTAAAATTGGATTTATCGAAACGCACCAACGCCAAGAGACCGAGGCGTTAGCAATAGGATTGCCTATTATTGCTAGACGAAAATTTTTTTACAAAGGGAAGGAGCTGGAGGAGATGGATTTGCAAGCCATACTGAATGCTCACCCTGAAGTGGTGATTGTTGACGAACTAGCCCATACGAATGCAGAAGGAAGTAAAAATGAAAAGCGTTGGATGGACGTTATTGAAATTCTGGAAGCTGGCATCAGCGTAATTAGCGCATTGAATATCCAGCACCTGGAAAGTCTTAATGACGAAATGAAGCAAATCACCGGGATCGAAGTACAGGAACGAATCCCGGATCGCGTGTTGCAGCAAGCTGATGAAGTAGTTAATATCGATTTAACCGTTGATGAGCTGATTGCCCGTTTAAAAGAAGGAAAGATTTATGAAGCTGTCAAAGTCGAGACGGCTCTTAAGAATTTCTTCCAACCCGATAAAATATTACAACTTCGGGAGTTGGCACTCAAGGAAGTAGCATCGCTGGTCGAACGGAAAGTTGAAACGGAAGTCGCAAGCCACCAGCATCGGCCAGAACGCTTACTTGCATGTATTAGCAGCAACGAAAAAACGGCCAGGATCGTGATCCGAAAAGCAGCGCGACTTGCCAGTTATTATCAGTCAAAATGGTATCTAATATATGTGCAGGTACCTGATGAAGACGAAAATCACATTAGCCTGGCAAGACAGCGACATCTGATTAATAATTTTAAGACTGCCACAGAATTAGGTGCAGAAGTATTGCAGATAAAAAGCAAGCGGATCACGGAGTCAATCTTAAAAGTAGCTGAAGAAAAACATATCACGACCGTATGTATTGGTAAACCGCACATTCGCCTGTGGCGGATCATTTTACGGACGGCCATTTTCAGCCAGTTGCTGAGTAAGCTCTCTAAATCGGACACTGATTTGATTATCCTTTCATGA
- a CDS encoding PAS domain-containing sensor histidine kinase translates to MNIKTKISLGLFFLFTVILIVGGMSIYYLKEISNDAKNIIKANYESIEYMQEMAIALDSLQRDSNSIHRLRKNLKAQQGNVTELGEMEETIRLGNLVSELPHNYSDSLARVVRQSIFRITDLNLKAIIHKNAIADETADRATLYVILIVTICFLASFSFILNFPGYIANPIAQLTASIKAIADRNYEERLEFNRNDEFEELAQAFNSMAEKMDEYEHSNLANLLFEKKRIETIINRMNDPVIGLDDKRSIIFANTEAIELLNKKEEELVGHYAPDVAVTNDLLRRLIQDIISSAFTSNGTVLASSGNTTLEKTDKPIKIFAHGKESYFTREIIPISITHTGEKEPVPIGTVILLKNITPFKELDLAKTNFIATISHELKTPIASLQMGTKLLQDSRVGQLNEEQLRIVQTVKDETQRLMKITGELLDMAQVETGNIKLNLTSVPANDLIEQACEAVKFQAEQRNIQLHVETPDKPSFVQADKDKTIWVLINFFTNAVRHSPENGDVIIRCLPEKESVRFSVKDSGMGIEPKYLEKIFDRFYRIPGSDPKKGTGLGLSICKEFIEAQRGTVSVRSELGKGSEFSFSLVQSHT, encoded by the coding sequence ATGAACATTAAAACCAAAATATCGCTTGGTCTGTTCTTTTTGTTTACTGTCATCCTGATTGTTGGAGGCATGAGCATCTATTATTTGAAAGAAATTTCGAACGATGCAAAAAATATTATTAAAGCCAATTATGAGTCTATCGAATATATGCAGGAGATGGCTATTGCATTGGATTCTTTGCAACGGGATTCCAACTCAATACATCGTTTAAGAAAAAATCTAAAAGCACAGCAGGGTAATGTGACTGAACTTGGCGAAATGGAAGAGACCATTCGCTTAGGCAACCTCGTTAGTGAGTTACCGCATAATTATAGTGATTCTCTGGCGCGTGTCGTTCGGCAAAGTATTTTCAGAATTACAGATTTAAACCTTAAGGCCATCATCCATAAAAACGCAATAGCCGATGAGACTGCAGACCGCGCAACACTCTATGTGATTCTCATCGTTACTATTTGTTTCTTAGCTTCATTTTCGTTTATCCTCAATTTTCCGGGATACATAGCAAATCCTATAGCTCAGCTCACGGCAAGCATCAAAGCCATTGCTGATCGCAACTATGAAGAGCGATTAGAATTCAACCGCAATGACGAGTTTGAAGAATTGGCCCAGGCGTTTAACAGTATGGCTGAAAAAATGGACGAGTATGAACACAGTAACCTTGCCAACTTACTCTTTGAAAAAAAACGAATTGAAACCATTATTAACCGGATGAATGATCCGGTGATTGGGCTCGATGACAAGCGTTCCATCATATTTGCCAACACGGAAGCTATTGAACTGCTCAATAAAAAAGAAGAGGAGCTTGTTGGGCATTATGCGCCAGACGTGGCCGTAACCAATGATTTATTGAGAAGACTCATTCAGGATATCATTAGCTCAGCTTTTACAAGTAATGGAACGGTCTTAGCGTCCTCTGGTAATACAACACTGGAAAAGACTGACAAGCCGATCAAAATATTTGCGCACGGGAAAGAAAGTTATTTTACAAGGGAGATCATCCCCATCTCCATCACACATACGGGTGAAAAAGAACCTGTACCCATTGGAACTGTGATCTTGCTGAAAAACATAACTCCTTTCAAGGAATTGGATTTGGCCAAGACTAATTTCATTGCTACTATTTCACATGAACTGAAAACTCCGATTGCTTCTCTGCAAATGGGAACGAAGTTATTGCAAGATTCCAGAGTCGGTCAATTAAATGAAGAGCAGTTGCGAATAGTTCAGACAGTAAAAGATGAGACTCAGCGACTAATGAAAATCACAGGTGAGTTATTGGATATGGCACAAGTAGAAACAGGTAATATCAAACTGAATTTAACTTCAGTGCCTGCCAATGATCTTATCGAACAGGCCTGCGAAGCCGTAAAATTCCAAGCTGAACAGCGAAACATTCAACTGCATGTCGAAACCCCAGATAAGCCTTCATTTGTTCAGGCCGATAAAGACAAAACCATTTGGGTGCTAATCAATTTTTTCACTAATGCAGTCAGACATAGCCCGGAAAATGGAGATGTAATCATTCGTTGTCTACCCGAAAAGGAGAGTGTAAGATTCAGCGTTAAGGATTCAGGCATGGGGATTGAACCAAAATACCTGGAAAAAATATTTGATCGATTCTATAGAATTCCGGGGTCAGATCCCAAAAAGGGTACCGGCTTAGGGCTTTCTATTTGTAAAGAGTTTATAGAAGCGCAACGAGGTACTGTTTCAGTTCGAAGTGAGTTGGGTAAAGGAAGCGAGTTTTCATTCTCGCTGGTTCAGTCTCATACCTAA
- a CDS encoding sigma-54-dependent Fis family transcriptional regulator produces MTFADICKKLNPLTNKVLIIDDEVNLRGLLARIIQLEGYTVAEADSGKSAWKFLEQETFQVIITDVKLPDVNGVDLTAKIKSSFPSTEIIVLTAYGTIQDGVKAIKNGAFDYLTKGDHQSKIIPLLSKATEKALLQQKVSDLEKRLSKKFGFDKITGTSRTLLHAIDMAKKVAATDTTALILGETGVGKEVFAEAIHYESHRKSKPLVALNCSAFAKDLLESELFGHAEGAFTGATKAKKGLLEEAHEGTLFLDEIGEMNIDLQAKFLRVLETGEFYRVGDSKPRKVNIRLIAATNRDLEQEIKNGKFREDLFYRLSVFTINIPPLRERLEDIEPLANHFVEAFSEKTNKKILKVETSFLKILKSHPWKGNIRELKNVIERCVILVDGDTLIPELLPFDFNAESSLNNFDLASVEKNHIQKVLRHTQGNKTETARLLNIGLTTLYRKIQDYGINT; encoded by the coding sequence ATGACATTTGCAGATATTTGCAAAAAACTAAACCCCTTGACGAACAAAGTTCTAATTATTGATGACGAGGTGAACCTCCGGGGATTGCTGGCTCGAATTATTCAACTTGAAGGATATACAGTGGCTGAGGCGGATAGTGGAAAAAGCGCCTGGAAGTTCCTGGAACAGGAGACGTTTCAGGTGATTATTACCGATGTAAAATTGCCGGATGTTAATGGCGTGGATTTAACCGCCAAAATAAAATCCTCATTTCCATCGACCGAAATCATTGTGCTCACAGCATACGGGACTATTCAGGATGGTGTAAAGGCTATAAAGAATGGAGCTTTTGACTACCTAACAAAAGGCGATCACCAAAGCAAAATTATCCCCTTATTAAGCAAGGCTACCGAAAAAGCTTTGCTTCAACAAAAGGTTAGTGACCTTGAAAAAAGGTTATCAAAAAAATTCGGATTCGATAAGATTACGGGCACTTCGCGTACTCTCCTTCACGCAATTGACATGGCAAAGAAAGTGGCGGCAACAGATACCACTGCTTTAATTTTAGGTGAGACAGGTGTAGGGAAGGAGGTTTTTGCTGAAGCTATTCATTATGAGAGCCATCGAAAATCAAAGCCTCTTGTTGCTCTCAACTGCAGCGCATTTGCCAAGGACCTTTTAGAGAGTGAATTATTCGGACATGCCGAAGGGGCATTTACGGGAGCAACAAAAGCTAAAAAGGGATTGCTAGAAGAAGCGCATGAAGGCACTTTGTTTCTCGATGAGATTGGGGAAATGAATATCGATCTGCAGGCAAAATTCCTGCGCGTATTAGAGACCGGCGAGTTCTACCGGGTTGGGGATTCGAAACCCAGGAAAGTAAATATTCGGTTGATTGCTGCCACCAATCGTGACCTCGAACAAGAGATTAAGAATGGAAAGTTTCGGGAGGATTTGTTTTATAGACTTTCGGTTTTTACCATTAACATCCCACCCTTGCGGGAAAGACTCGAAGATATTGAACCACTAGCCAATCATTTTGTTGAAGCATTTTCTGAAAAGACCAATAAGAAGATATTAAAGGTAGAAACTAGCTTCCTTAAAATTTTAAAATCACATCCGTGGAAAGGAAATATCCGGGAGCTTAAAAATGTGATTGAACGTTGCGTGATCCTGGTCGATGGTGATACATTAATCCCAGAACTCCTTCCGTTTGATTTTAATGCGGAATCCAGTCTCAATAATTTTGATTTGGCTTCGGTTGAGAAAAATCATATCCAAAAAGTACTGCGCCATACACAAGGTAACAAAACAGAAACAGCACGTTTGCTTAACATCGGACTTACAACACTATACAGGAAAATACAGGACTACGGAATAAATACCTGA
- the kup gene encoding putative potassium transport system protein kup: MGNSHDHARTIQLSTAGVLVSLGIIYGDIGTSPLYVFKAIIGNRPITEELVLGGLSCVFWTLTLITTFKYVYLALNADNKGEGGIFALYALVRRYKAAWVIFPAIIGCATLIADGFITPAISITSAVEGLTIKYPNIPFVPIVIAILVLLFFFQQFGTNIVGKTFGPIMMVWFFMIGGLGLIHLLPNLSVLRAVNPMYAWNLLVNYPEGFWLLGEVFLCTTGAEALYSDLGHCGKGNIRVGWGFVKIALLLNYMGQGAWLLTQQGSQLNGRIPFYMLVPEQFLIISIVIATAAAVIASQALISGTFTLVNEAMKLKLWPSTKVRYPSQMKGQIYIPAINWILMMGTIAVVWIFQESSAMEGAYGLAITLNMLMTTTLLVFYFSTAKHSRVRTAAIGIIFFTLESLFLISNFHKFEQGGWFTYSIAVIFFTMMFVLLKARHLRDRHTEFVNLKHYVPLIQDLQADKSIPKEATNLVYMSVADSKRFIDSNIVYSIFKKRPKRADVYWFVHVDTVDSPYTSKYSVDTIIPKKCFFVRIKLGFKADHRVNLLFNKILHDLAETSEIDMISHYDSLQKHSMPADFKFIILHSLASVDSEISSFDNLIIQGYRFIKKHSLSTEEMYGLELANVEVENVPIMVGPPAKVRIKREKEETEREKEMKYHGDLN; encoded by the coding sequence ATGGGAAATTCTCACGATCACGCACGTACAATTCAACTTTCTACCGCTGGTGTACTTGTTTCACTTGGAATCATTTATGGTGATATCGGAACTTCGCCATTATATGTTTTTAAAGCAATTATCGGAAACCGACCGATTACCGAGGAGCTCGTCCTCGGGGGTTTAAGTTGCGTCTTCTGGACCCTTACCCTGATCACGACTTTTAAGTATGTGTACCTCGCGCTAAACGCTGATAACAAAGGTGAGGGCGGAATTTTTGCGTTGTATGCTTTGGTACGCAGGTACAAAGCTGCCTGGGTAATTTTTCCTGCGATCATTGGTTGTGCTACGCTCATTGCTGATGGCTTCATTACGCCTGCCATCAGTATCACTTCCGCGGTAGAAGGGTTAACGATTAAATACCCAAACATTCCTTTTGTACCTATTGTCATCGCCATTCTGGTTTTATTGTTTTTCTTTCAGCAATTCGGTACCAACATCGTCGGGAAGACTTTTGGACCGATCATGATGGTTTGGTTCTTCATGATCGGAGGACTTGGGCTCATTCACTTACTGCCCAACCTGAGCGTGCTACGGGCAGTGAATCCAATGTACGCCTGGAATCTGCTGGTCAACTATCCGGAAGGATTTTGGTTGCTTGGCGAAGTATTCCTTTGTACCACAGGAGCGGAAGCACTTTATTCGGACTTAGGCCATTGCGGCAAAGGAAACATTCGGGTAGGCTGGGGATTTGTGAAAATTGCTCTGCTATTGAATTACATGGGACAAGGTGCGTGGCTCCTCACACAACAAGGCAGCCAACTAAACGGACGCATTCCGTTTTATATGCTCGTGCCTGAGCAATTTTTGATTATCAGTATTGTTATCGCCACAGCCGCTGCTGTTATCGCCAGCCAGGCATTGATCTCAGGTACATTCACATTGGTGAACGAAGCCATGAAATTGAAACTCTGGCCGAGCACAAAAGTGCGTTACCCGAGCCAGATGAAAGGCCAGATCTATATTCCAGCAATAAACTGGATTTTGATGATGGGCACGATAGCGGTGGTATGGATTTTTCAGGAATCGTCAGCGATGGAAGGAGCTTACGGGTTGGCGATCACACTCAACATGTTAATGACCACCACGCTGCTGGTATTTTATTTTAGTACAGCCAAACATTCGCGTGTACGTACGGCAGCCATAGGCATTATTTTCTTTACACTTGAATCGTTATTCCTCATTTCCAACTTCCACAAGTTTGAACAGGGCGGCTGGTTTACCTACTCTATTGCTGTCATCTTCTTCACCATGATGTTCGTTTTATTGAAGGCTCGTCACCTTCGTGATCGTCATACCGAGTTCGTTAATCTTAAGCACTACGTTCCGCTAATCCAGGATTTGCAAGCTGATAAATCCATTCCCAAGGAAGCAACGAACCTCGTGTACATGTCCGTTGCAGACAGCAAACGTTTCATAGACTCCAACATTGTCTATTCCATTTTCAAAAAACGGCCTAAGCGTGCAGACGTCTACTGGTTTGTTCATGTGGACACAGTAGACAGTCCTTATACTTCAAAATACTCTGTGGATACGATCATTCCCAAAAAGTGCTTCTTTGTAAGAATCAAATTAGGTTTCAAAGCTGACCACCGGGTTAATCTTCTTTTCAACAAGATTTTACACGACCTGGCTGAGACTTCCGAAATTGACATGATCAGTCATTACGATTCTCTACAAAAACACAGTATGCCGGCTGACTTCAAATTCATTATTCTCCACTCCCTGGCATCAGTCGACAGTGAAATATCTTCTTTTGACAACCTGATTATCCAGGGTTACCGCTTCATCAAAAAACACAGTCTTTCCACTGAAGAAATGTATGGTCTTGAACTGGCCAACGTGGAAGTAGAAAATGTTCCAATCATGGTAGGGCCACCTGCCAAAGTCCGGATCAAACGCGAGAAAGAAGAGACGGAGCGTGAAAAAGAAATGAAGTACCACGGTGATTTGAATTGA
- a CDS encoding ABC transporter permease, protein MFSNYLKIAIRSLDKNPLYSSINILGLSIGISASLLILLFVSHEFTYDRFHAKADRIYQVTAKSNYGGQEINSMGMSAQLGATVLQNDARVENQVRIKNYETIIKVDGKDPQMEKAFIFADASFFEIFSFPVIKGNVSAFSTTNKIIISERASKKYFGEADPIGKILTCNKNIPFEVVGVAKNPPSNSSFQFDFAASFNTLGTIESEKDQFNDTHVRLGSYRAYLLLKNSSDKASVESTIMKVAHASADEKYILNPFIEKHLTSEGSVTYLYGFSIIAGIILLLALINYMSLTTARATLRAREVGIRKVIGAGRKNLSAQFFLESTLMTVVAFILAVVWIELLLPTFLQALDLTIDLSFIKSQTFLIIVVALFFFCVFASGSYPALVLSRFKPVETLKGKLSSSGQGSWLRKSFTTFQFAASIGLILCSIIIVKQMDFLKNRKLGLTREMVMVATLDYDAANNFRALKNELRNQSGVMKVSSASFALFNGGTSGYFTQSPVTKEDIFISTIDIDEQFFSTLDVEWSEQPHKDQLTGKLIVNESGLTKLKMTPADLGKTLRLGSFMSEITGIVKDFNFESLRFGVNGMVMSVHADTSNIIAQRGGAMYIRFSDETQLAKMVPAVQAIFKKYQGGHPFEYYFLDDAFDKLFKSEDRLSKVFNVFTSIAIFIACLGLLGLVTFTGEVRTKEIGIRKILGASVRSIMLLLTKDYFILIAIGMFIATPIAWWYMQSWLNGFTNKIEIAWWYVPLSAVLALGIAFVTTCYQALRCATRNPVDSLKSE, encoded by the coding sequence ATGTTTTCCAACTACCTTAAAATTGCCATCCGGTCGCTCGACAAGAACCCTCTTTACTCTTCCATTAATATTCTCGGCCTGTCGATCGGTATCTCTGCAAGCCTGCTGATTTTACTTTTCGTGTCTCATGAATTCACTTATGATCGCTTCCACGCAAAAGCTGATCGCATCTACCAGGTGACCGCTAAGTCAAACTATGGCGGGCAAGAAATTAATTCCATGGGTATGTCGGCACAGTTGGGGGCTACTGTTTTGCAAAACGATGCGCGGGTAGAAAATCAGGTACGGATAAAAAATTATGAAACTATCATCAAGGTTGACGGCAAAGACCCACAGATGGAGAAAGCTTTCATTTTCGCGGATGCAAGTTTCTTTGAAATATTTTCATTTCCTGTAATCAAAGGCAATGTATCTGCATTCTCTACAACAAATAAAATAATCATTTCTGAGCGTGCAAGTAAAAAATACTTTGGTGAGGCGGATCCTATCGGGAAAATACTGACGTGTAACAAGAACATACCGTTTGAGGTTGTTGGTGTGGCTAAAAACCCACCATCTAACTCAAGCTTTCAATTTGACTTTGCAGCCTCATTCAACACGCTTGGAACCATTGAATCAGAAAAAGATCAGTTTAACGACACCCACGTGAGGTTAGGGTCTTATCGTGCCTACCTCCTGTTAAAAAACAGCTCTGACAAAGCAAGCGTGGAAAGCACAATCATGAAGGTGGCGCACGCATCTGCTGATGAGAAATATATTCTGAACCCGTTTATTGAAAAGCATCTCACGTCTGAGGGGAGCGTAACTTATCTCTATGGGTTTTCAATTATCGCAGGAATTATTCTTTTGCTTGCGCTGATCAACTACATGAGCCTGACCACAGCCAGGGCTACTCTCCGTGCACGGGAAGTTGGCATCCGGAAAGTAATTGGTGCCGGAAGAAAAAATCTCTCCGCTCAATTTTTTCTCGAATCGACATTGATGACCGTAGTTGCATTTATCCTTGCTGTTGTATGGATTGAATTGTTACTACCTACGTTTCTGCAAGCACTTGACCTTACTATTGATTTGAGTTTCATTAAGAGTCAAACGTTTCTCATCATTGTAGTTGCCCTCTTCTTTTTTTGCGTCTTCGCCTCAGGCAGTTATCCGGCCCTGGTTCTTTCCAGGTTCAAACCAGTGGAGACACTCAAAGGAAAGCTGAGTAGTTCAGGTCAGGGTTCATGGCTTCGCAAGAGCTTTACCACATTCCAGTTTGCAGCCTCAATCGGATTAATTCTTTGTTCCATTATTATTGTTAAACAAATGGACTTCCTAAAGAATAGGAAGTTGGGCTTAACCAGAGAAATGGTGATGGTTGCAACTCTCGACTATGATGCAGCCAATAATTTCAGGGCATTAAAAAATGAATTACGCAATCAGTCCGGTGTGATGAAAGTTTCTTCCGCTTCTTTTGCACTGTTCAATGGTGGCACCTCAGGTTATTTCACTCAGTCGCCAGTCACCAAAGAAGATATATTCATAAGCACCATTGATATTGATGAACAGTTCTTTTCAACGCTTGATGTTGAGTGGAGTGAGCAGCCGCACAAAGATCAACTAACGGGAAAGCTAATTGTCAACGAATCAGGTCTGACCAAATTAAAAATGACACCCGCAGATTTGGGGAAGACGCTGCGGTTGGGTTCGTTCATGTCTGAAATTACCGGCATTGTTAAGGATTTTAATTTCGAATCACTTCGCTTTGGCGTTAATGGCATGGTCATGAGTGTTCATGCCGATACTTCGAATATCATTGCCCAGCGGGGGGGAGCAATGTATATCCGTTTCTCAGATGAAACCCAATTGGCTAAGATGGTTCCTGCAGTTCAGGCCATCTTTAAAAAATATCAGGGAGGACATCCGTTCGAATACTATTTCCTGGACGATGCATTTGACAAGCTTTTTAAATCAGAGGATCGCTTGTCGAAAGTATTCAATGTCTTCACGTCAATTGCAATTTTTATTGCTTGCCTTGGCCTGTTGGGATTGGTCACGTTCACCGGTGAAGTTCGTACCAAGGAGATCGGGATCAGGAAAATTCTGGGAGCAAGTGTCCGAAGTATTATGCTCCTGCTCACCAAAGATTACTTTATCCTCATTGCCATTGGTATGTTTATAGCTACTCCTATCGCCTGGTGGTACATGCAAAGCTGGCTCAATGGGTTCACGAACAAAATCGAAATTGCCTGGTGGTATGTACCGCTTTCCGCAGTGTTAGCCCTGGGTATTGCTTTTGTGACAACGTGCTATCAGGCGCTGCGTTGTGCAACCCGAAATCCAGTTGACAGTTTGAAAAGTGAATAG
- a CDS encoding AraC family transcriptional regulator — MDADIHTLYESDFYRVLDFKCRCTDCRTSKPEYSQSFCISFVRKGNFIFNVFRHSLDSYNGCVLITKPGYERTVTHAHSVPDECTIFDFKFSFYEEVLEQYNAVKFLGDNDLHSTLLKTKPEVEFLHFLIVRSIINKSDKLNIDNLVMELVEIVLNNLTDYKPDLKLNARLKKNHLITIEKAKEYITQNYTNDISLMEIAEYCCTSPFHFSRIFKAFTSYSPHQFLLNIRLKNSELLLRNTTLPVADVAFSSGFNSIEHFTSAFRNKYNSPPAKFRTSKILS, encoded by the coding sequence ATGGACGCAGACATCCACACGCTATACGAATCGGATTTTTACCGAGTGCTCGACTTTAAATGCCGGTGCACAGACTGTCGCACATCCAAACCGGAATACAGCCAGTCGTTTTGCATTAGTTTCGTACGCAAGGGAAATTTTATTTTCAATGTCTTTCGTCATTCGCTCGACTCGTACAACGGATGTGTGCTGATTACCAAACCCGGTTATGAACGAACCGTGACACACGCTCACTCCGTTCCTGACGAGTGTACCATCTTCGATTTTAAATTTAGTTTCTATGAAGAAGTCCTTGAGCAGTACAACGCTGTAAAATTCCTGGGCGACAACGACCTGCACTCCACTCTTCTGAAGACAAAACCGGAAGTTGAGTTCCTCCATTTCTTAATCGTTCGATCAATCATTAACAAATCTGATAAACTGAATATTGATAACCTCGTAATGGAGTTAGTGGAGATTGTACTCAACAATCTCACCGATTATAAACCCGACCTCAAGCTCAACGCACGCTTGAAGAAAAATCATTTGATCACCATCGAGAAGGCAAAAGAGTACATTACTCAAAACTATACGAACGACATTTCCCTGATGGAAATAGCTGAATATTGCTGCACCAGTCCGTTTCACTTCAGCCGGATATTCAAGGCTTTTACCTCCTATTCTCCTCACCAGTTTCTACTAAACATTCGCCTGAAAAATTCGGAGTTATTACTTCGGAATACTACTCTTCCCGTAGCCGATGTTGCGTTCTCATCAGGGTTTAACAGTATCGAGCATTTCACTTCTGCTTTCCGTAACAAGTACAATTCTCCGCCCGCGAAATTCAGGACCAGTAAAATACTGTCTTAG